The genomic segment TAAAGCATTTCTAACTTTTGATTTGCTAATTCTAAATCTTCATTGAGTTTCAGACTCTTTTCATGATCGCTATAAACGTCAGGCGAACAAAGCGATGTATTTAAATCCTCAATCAATGCTTCACATTCAGCTATTTCTGTTTCAGTTTGTTCTAATTTTCGAGATAAACTTCTTATTTGGCGCTCTAGTTCTTTTTCCTTTTGACGACTTAGTTTAGAAGAGGAA from the Tissierellales bacterium genome contains:
- a CDS encoding ABC transporter C-terminal domain-containing protein; translated protein: SSSKLSRQKEKELERQIRSLSRKLEQTETEIAECEALIEDLNTSLCSPDVYSDHEKSLKLNEDLELANQKLEMLYSTWENIQEELLELQ